From the genome of Vigna angularis cultivar LongXiaoDou No.4 chromosome 11, ASM1680809v1, whole genome shotgun sequence, one region includes:
- the LOC108333181 gene encoding protein EIN6 ENHANCER, whose amino-acid sequence METEVVDAELVLPSYLSFKKVQMYEKYPKGQARGRHWKHLKQIIQAENYQNYPPDEPNYVNIESPPSMHPCKKICDITGFEAPYHDPRTNLRYANTEVFKIIRSLPNEYVQRYLALRNAAIVLK is encoded by the exons ATGGAGACAGAGGTGGTGGATGCAGAGCTTGTGTTGCCAAGCTACCTTAGTTTTAAGAAAGTTCAAATGTACGAGAAATATCCTAAAGGCCAAGCCAGAGGCAGGCACTGGAAACATCTGAAGCAGATAATTCAAGCTGAGAATTACCAGAACTACCCTCCTGATGAACCCAATT ATGTCAATATTGAGTCACCTCCATCTATGCATCCCTGCAAGAAAATTTGTGATATTACTGGCTTTGAG GCACCTTACCATGATCCTAGAACTAATCTTCGGTACGCAAATACTGAGGTTTTCAAAATCATCAGATCTCTTCCTAATGAGTATGTTCAAAGATACCTGGCTCTAAGGAACGCAGCAATTGTTCTTAAGTAG
- the LOC108332518 gene encoding uncharacterized protein LOC108332518 isoform X1 — protein MSLVDYASSSDDDVPEPTEEERKKEEEPQPPPPPPRSQTKAGSSSNQQLEDKTHSSRTLVEKLPDASLLLDAPTVSSDLMSASDHFSRVAAAQAENASRKRDSNGMASSTVRSKLPRGNLPHSRNVPETSGGMLLPPQISGRQNIVTEDISKLFVKKHR, from the exons ATGTCGCTTGTTGATTACGCTTCCTCTTCAGACGACGATGTTCCAGAACCCACTGAAGAAGAACGCAAGAAAGAGGAGGAACCCCaaccacctcctcctcctcctcgtTCTCA gACTAAAGCTGGATCTTCGTCAAACCAGCAACTAGAAGATAAAACTCACTCATCTCGAACTTTAGTGGAGAAACTTCCTGATGCTTCTCTTCTTTTGGATGCACCCACTGTCTCATCAGATCTGATGAGTGCTAGTGACCACTTCTCTCGAGTTGCTGCAGCTCAAGCTGAAAATGCTTCACGGAAGAGAGACTCAAATGGAATGGCCTCCTCCACTGTTCGTAGTAAACTTCCCAGAGGAAATTTGCCTCATTCAAGGAATGTTCCAGAAACTTCTGGTGGTATGCTACTTCCACCACAGATCAGTGGAAG GCAAAACATTGTTACAGAAGACATAAGCAAGCTCTTTGTCAAAAAACACCGCTAA
- the LOC108332518 gene encoding uncharacterized protein LOC108332518 isoform X2 — translation MSLVDYASSSDDDVPEPTEEERKKEEEPQPPPPPPRSQTKAGSSSNQQLEDKTHSSRTLVEKLPDASLLLDAPTVSSDLMSASDHFSRVAAAQAENASRKRDSNGMASSTVRSKLPRGNLPHSRNVPETSGGMLLPPQISGRQC, via the exons ATGTCGCTTGTTGATTACGCTTCCTCTTCAGACGACGATGTTCCAGAACCCACTGAAGAAGAACGCAAGAAAGAGGAGGAACCCCaaccacctcctcctcctcctcgtTCTCA gACTAAAGCTGGATCTTCGTCAAACCAGCAACTAGAAGATAAAACTCACTCATCTCGAACTTTAGTGGAGAAACTTCCTGATGCTTCTCTTCTTTTGGATGCACCCACTGTCTCATCAGATCTGATGAGTGCTAGTGACCACTTCTCTCGAGTTGCTGCAGCTCAAGCTGAAAATGCTTCACGGAAGAGAGACTCAAATGGAATGGCCTCCTCCACTGTTCGTAGTAAACTTCCCAGAGGAAATTTGCCTCATTCAAGGAATGTTCCAGAAACTTCTGGTGGTATGCTACTTCCACCACAGATCAGTGGAAG GCAATGCTAA